TGATGTCATTGCGGCCGCTGACCTGCCACTTGCCGGTCAGTCCCGGGCGCAGCGCCAGATAGGCGGCCCGAGCCTCGCCATACATCGCCAGTTCGGCCTCGGTGATCGGACGGGGCCCGACAAGGCTCATCTCGCCCCTGAGCACGTTCACCAGCTGCGGCAGTTCATCAAGGCTGCTTTTGCGCAGCACGTTGCCGATGCCGGTGATGCGCGGATCGCTGAGCAGCTTGCGGGTCTCGTGCCATTCACGCCGCGCCTCGGCATCGCGCTCGAGCAGTTCGGTCAGCCGCAGATCGGCATCGGGGACCATGGTGCGGAACTTGAGGCAGCCGAATTCCTCACCGCCGCGCCCGACCCTAAGGTGTTGGAACAGCACGCCGCCCGGCTGGATGACCTGCATCAGAACGATGACGAGGATCAGCGGCAGGAAGACGAGGATAAGGACCAAGGCGCCGATGATGTCGAGCCCGCGCTTGCCGTAGCGACCGTAGAAACCGTTCACCCGGTCATGGACCAGCGATGCGGTCCGGTCGGTCGAGCGGCTGCGGATCGGCTCGCCCGGGCGGGCATTCGTCTCGCTTGCATGGCGCAGCGCGGGGGGGCGCGATGGGCTGCGCGTCTCGTCCAGGGCATCAAACATCATGAAATCTACTCACCACAGGCACAGGAACTGCACCTGGCCCGGGCGCTGGCACGCAGATGCGCGCCGGATCGGGTCTGGGGCAGCTCGTTAGATCGGGCGGTCGGGCCGCCTGCCTCAAACTTGCAATCACGGCGAACAAGATCAATTGGGCCAAAACATCATTGGTCCTGCCTCGGCCAATTCCTGCTGCAATTCATCGCGGGGTTGAGGGCGTTCACCGGCGTCTCCGCCTACCCGAAAGCGGCCTCGGACCTGATCACGAAACTGCCGCAAAGGCAGCTTGAAAAATCGTGAACCCTTTTCGCCTCTTGGCCTGCGTTTGCAGGGCTCAAAGCTGTTTCAAATCCGGTTCCATCACAGGTCAAGCATTCGCTGCATAGGAGGATTTCCGCCGACGCGAGTCAACCAAAGGTTGTTTTGAACCGATCTGGACGCACGTATAAAGCGTTGATTTTGTGATATAAACTGTTCAGTTTTGAATTTTCATGGGACAGAATCATGTATTGTCGTGTTGTAGCATGACACAGACTACACAGCGTCGGAAACGTCAGGGCACGCTAGCGATGACGGGGCCGGCACTGGTGTTCGCTCTACCGATTTGAGGAAGGTTTTCCGCACTGCCATGCTGTTCCAGACCACGCACCAATCGCCCCGCACGGCGCTGACCATCTTTGCCCACCCGGATGATGCCGAGATCTCCAGCTTCGGCTTCCTCGCCAAGCTGCGAAAGCAGGGCTGGCGGGTGGTGGTGCTGATCGTCACGCGCGGCGAGAACGGGGCCGATCCAAGCGAATGGGACCGTCGGCTCGAGGCCGAGGCGGCGGCGGGGCTGATCGGTGCGGAACTGATCTTCGGTGATTTCCCCGATGGCTTCGTCGCGCGCAACAGCGAGCTGATCTCGTGGCTCGAACGGGTGCTGGACCGCGAGCGTCCCGAGGTGATCGTGACCCATCACGTCGGCGAAAGCCGGACGGCACATCAGGATCATGTTGCGGTCGAGGCCGCCGTGCAGATCGCCGTGCGCCGGGCCGACTGGACGCCGACCCTGCTCCTGGCCGAGGGGCCGGACAATGACGCGACCTTCCGTCCCAACTGGTTCGTCGACATCACCGACGAGTTCGAGACCAAGCTGGCCGCCATCGGTCTGCACCTGTCGCAGGGCCGCAAGTATTACATGCAGCCTGACTATCACGAGCTTCGATCGCGGCGCTGGGGGCTCAGCGTGCTGGCGGGGCGCGAGCGCCCGGGCATCAAGGCCTACTGGGAGGCCTATTTCCTGGCCCAGCAGGTCAACTGAGCCGCATGGACAAGCACTGAGATCCAGATGACACCCGAGACGACGATCAGGGCGGCCGAGCAGCCTGGGCCGGCGAACATGGCTATCGCGCCCCGCGCCCGCCGGGCGCCGGTCGATTTCATCGTGCTGGGTGCCATGCGCGCCGGCACCACCACGCTGCATGGCCTGCTGTCCCGCCACCCCGCCATCTCGATGGCGCGGGACAAGGAGACCGATTACTTCATCGCCCAGAAGAACTGGCCGCGCGGGGCCGACTGGTACCGGCAGCAATTCGATCCGGCCTGCGCGCTTTGGGGCGAGGCCAGCCCGAACTATGCCAAGGGCCGGGATTTCCCCGGCGTGCCCGAGCGCGTCGCCCGCCATGCGCCCGAGGCGCGGCTGATCTACCTGGTGCGCGACCCGTTGCGCCGGGCGGTCTCGCAATATGGCCACAGCTGGACCATGGGCCTGCTGGAGACTCCCCCCGGCGATCTGCCCGACAGTCACGAATATCTGAGCCTCATCGACGCCAGCTGCTATGCGCGGCAGCTGGACCTGTGGCGCGCGCATTTCGACGCCGGGCAGATCCTGATCGTCGATTTCGACGCGCTGATCGCCGATCCGCAGGGGCAGATTGACCGGGTTCTGGCCCATATCGGCGCCGCGCCGCTGCAGATAGACGAGCTCGAGCGGCAGAATGGCGGCGGCGAGCTGTCGCGGGTGCCGCGCGGGGTGCTGAAACTGGCGCATGGGCCATTGCGCCCGGTGCTGACCGGGCTTTTCGGCCATCGCAGCCGCGCGGCGATCCGAGGGCTTCTGGCGCGAGGCCCCGAGCGGCGTCCCCCGGCCTTCCCAGAGGCGCTGCTGGCGCGGATGCGCACAGATCTGGCCGAGGACGCGGCGCGGTTCCGTGCCATGACCGGGATGGAGCAGGCGCATTGGTCGGTGTGACGACAGAAAACATCCCGCAACGGACCCGGTTGCCGGGCGCCGGCCTGTCCCGTCCGGGGCAGCGATCGCTGTGGGTCCTGCTGGATGTCGGGCTGGCGCTGCTGGTTCTGCTCACCGCAGGCGACATTCCCAATCGCTGGGGGGTCAGCACGGCGCTTTGGGCACTGATCTATGGGCTGACGGTGCTGCGCATCCTGTCGGTCTGGCCGGCCTTCTTCCGGCTTCTGGCACGGAACTGGGTTTATCTGCTCTATCCCGCCATCTGCCTGATCTCCGTGGTCTGGTCGGTCGCGCCCAGGACCACGCTGGTCGGTGGAGTCCAGATCACCATGTCGGTGCTGATCGCCTGCTTCCTCGGCTGGCGCTTCGACCCGCGCCGGCTGATGCTGCTGGTCTTTGCCACCACCTTCGCCGGAGCCTTGGCTTCGATGTTGAACTATGCCAGCGGCGGGGCGATCACCCGGCCG
This region of Paracoccus zhejiangensis genomic DNA includes:
- a CDS encoding PIG-L deacetylase family protein, with protein sequence MLFQTTHQSPRTALTIFAHPDDAEISSFGFLAKLRKQGWRVVVLIVTRGENGADPSEWDRRLEAEAAAGLIGAELIFGDFPDGFVARNSELISWLERVLDRERPEVIVTHHVGESRTAHQDHVAVEAAVQIAVRRADWTPTLLLAEGPDNDATFRPNWFVDITDEFETKLAAIGLHLSQGRKYYMQPDYHELRSRRWGLSVLAGRERPGIKAYWEAYFLAQQVN
- a CDS encoding sulfotransferase family protein is translated as MTPETTIRAAEQPGPANMAIAPRARRAPVDFIVLGAMRAGTTTLHGLLSRHPAISMARDKETDYFIAQKNWPRGADWYRQQFDPACALWGEASPNYAKGRDFPGVPERVARHAPEARLIYLVRDPLRRAVSQYGHSWTMGLLETPPGDLPDSHEYLSLIDASCYARQLDLWRAHFDAGQILIVDFDALIADPQGQIDRVLAHIGAAPLQIDELERQNGGGELSRVPRGVLKLAHGPLRPVLTGLFGHRSRAAIRGLLARGPERRPPAFPEALLARMRTDLAEDAARFRAMTGMEQAHWSV
- a CDS encoding sugar transferase encodes the protein MMFDALDETRSPSRPPALRHASETNARPGEPIRSRSTDRTASLVHDRVNGFYGRYGKRGLDIIGALVLILVFLPLILVIVLMQVIQPGGVLFQHLRVGRGGEEFGCLKFRTMVPDADLRLTELLERDAEARREWHETRKLLSDPRITGIGNVLRKSSLDELPQLVNVLRGEMSLVGPRPITEAELAMYGEARAAYLALRPGLTGKWQVSGRNDISYDERIQIDRVYAESFGFWGDMGILVQTVGVVLGATGR